A window of the Harmonia axyridis chromosome 5, icHarAxyr1.1, whole genome shotgun sequence genome harbors these coding sequences:
- the LOC123680898 gene encoding uncharacterized protein LOC123680898: MSSTTPSYFNCPSVGKFPDPVSCTIFHVCVNAIFGLVDVPYDCPSGTQYDSVNAECTIDPVQCPGEPTLVCKKAGIYKNPYHCGRYYRCTWRYISNRYEIKQFRCPDFTEYSEQSAKCIKSETCQQNNTDFKCVQAGKFPVQENCKEYFECSNGLNGLIEQRKSCDLYQLFDRHLGRCRNECLVKCPIDDDETEIEEGKVFIKELLEI; this comes from the coding sequence ATGTCTTCGACCACTCCGTCATACTTTAATTGTCCCTCTGTTGGAAAATTTCCAGATCCTGTCTCCTGCACAATATTCCATGTATGTGTCAATGCGATTTTCGGTTTGGTGGATGTTCCATATGATTGTCCCTCTGGTACTCAGTACGATAGTGTTAACGCAGAATGTACAATTGACCCGGTCCAATGTCCTGGGGAACCTACGTTAGTCTGCAAAAAAGCTGGAATTTATAAGAATCCTTATCATTGCGGTAGGTATTATAGGTGCACGTGGCGTTATATTAGTAACCgctatgaaataaaacaattcaGATGTCCAGATTTTACTGAATACAGCGAACAATCGGCTAAATGCATCAAGTCTGAAACGTGCCAGCAGAACAACACAGATTTCAAATGTGTCCAGGCTGGCAAATTTCCAGTCCAAGAAAATTGTAAGGAATACTTCGAGTGCTCAAATGGATTGAATGGGTTAATTGAGCAAAGGAAATCTTGCGATCTGTACCAACTATTTGATAGACATTTGGGACGATGTCGTAATGAATGTTTGGTCAAGTGCCCAATAGATGATGATGAAACTGAGATCGAGGAGGGAAAAGTTTTTATAAAAGAACTGCTCGAAATATGA